The following proteins are co-located in the Calliphora vicina chromosome 2, idCalVici1.1, whole genome shotgun sequence genome:
- the mRpL48 gene encoding large ribosomal subunit protein mL48: MLRKINPLVKRVAQQNNANLIRNLSTTSAIPASVYEPDYLESLKPKFPQYESLNVQIKGYDYPILESYQRYLHSVAEYLDIDVADCYALPPQNMSVQRLKPNSTVVDSEYRLTVYERNIQLQDMDVPLYPMFLRIAQAALPEGVQLTVQEHTDECEERRYVPDKDLLELKAELEKMQGGAKKK; encoded by the exons atgttGCGAaag ATTAATCCTTTGGTTAAAAGAGTAGCACAACAAAATAATGCTAATTTAATTAGAAATCTTAGCACAACATCGGCGATTCCAGCCAGTGTTTATGAACCGGATTACTTGGAG tctctCAAACCAAAATTCCCTCAATATGAAAGTCTGAATGTACAAATTAAGGGTTATGATTATCCCATATTGGAAAGTTATCAACGTTATTTGCATAGTGTAGCTGAGTATTTGGACATTGATGTCGCTGACTG ttatgcTCTACCACCTCAAAATATGTCCGTTCAAAGACTTAAACCAAATTCCACAGTCGTAGATTCAGAGTATCGCTTAACTGTTTACGAACGTAACATACAACTTCAAGATATGGATGTACCATTGTACCCCATGTTTTTAAGGATTGCCCAAGCAGCCTTACCCGAAGGCGTGCAACTCACTGTGCAGGAACATACCGATGAATGCGAGGAGAGACGTTACGTACCAGACAAAGATCTGCTAGAACTTAAGGCCGAATTGGAAAAAATGCAGGGTGGTgcaaagaaaaagtaa